ACCACTATTATCGCCCTTCCAGGACCTAACGACGAAGCCAAGGTTGGTTTAGAGACTGCTCTTAGCGGAATCGAAAAGGGCTACGACTTTTCTCAACTGGCTGCTGAAATAGCCAAAAGCCTCAAGCGGGTGTTAAAAAGGAAAATCCATGGCAGCTAAAACTGGCGCCTCAAAGAAGACGATTTTTATTCACAATATGTCTTCCTTCTCACTTACCATGTATGTTCAAATACCTTACCAGATTACCTAAGGCTTTAGCTGCTCGCTCAGGAGTCGGAAAATTAGCGACACCGACATTTTGCAAAGCGAGGATATCATCATCCCAAATTCCTTCGGGAGCTGAAATGCAAGTGAGAATCGGCTTCTTTTTACTCTCCTTGCCAAACAATTCGACTAACTCTTTGGTTAAATGTATATTAGCAGAAGCGTATACAATGCTGAATATCATTGCATCGATATTTTCATCCGATAAAGCTAATTGAATGACTCCCTTCATTGCCTCAGCATTATACCAGGCTGGACCCAAATCTACCGGATTCGTCCGGATTGTCAGAGGAGGAAGAAGCTCATTTATCTGTTTTTGAATATCCTCCGAGAAAGGGGATAAAACTAGCCCCTCCTTTTCACAAATATCAGATGCCACCATTGCCAATCCTGCTTGGCCAGATAAAACTGCCACCCGATTTCCTCTTGGGAGTGGGCATAAAGCTAGTACTTTCGCAGTATCTAGCAACTCTTCTGAACTTTCTACACTTAGCATTCCAGACTGCCTAAAGGCTCCCTGATAGACCTCATAATTTCCAGCTAAGGAGCCGGTATGCGATTTAGATGCCTTATTGCTTGTCTGCGACCGCCCAGCCTTATAAACTATTATGGGTTTACGCCCTCTAACCTTCTGAGATGTCTCAATTAATCGACGCGGGTCGTCCACCCCTTCTATATACATAGCAATGACTCTAGTCTCAGGATCTTCTACCAAATATTCTAGCATATCAGCGAAGTCAATGTTACATCGATTACCTAACCCTACCACTTTCCCCAGCCCTATACCTTCCCTTAGCGCTAGGAAACCCAGCAAATGGGCAATTCCCCCGCTCTGGCTAATTAGACTGATAGACCCTGGTTTAATCTTGGAAAAATCTGGAGTAAAGGAAGCGTTAAGTTTTCTATGTAAATTAAACATTCCAAAAGTATTTGGACCGATTACCTTAATGCCCGCTCGATTGGCCAATTGAGTTATTTCCTCCTGCATTTTCTCCCCTGATTTATCCTCAATCTCCTTGAAACCCCCTGCAATCAGCACAGCGCCCTTTATTCCATTACGCCCACAGGCCTCCAATACCTCTGGGACCAATTTAGCTGGTAAAACAACAATAGCAAGATCGATCTTCTCTGGAACTAGATCTAGTGACGCAAACGCTGGCAAA
The sequence above is drawn from the Candidatus Bathyarchaeota archaeon genome and encodes:
- a CDS encoding CoA-binding protein, which encodes MGKLQEFEAIFNPQSVAVIGASDDPAKLGYHIMKSLTTGGFPGKVFPINPGRKEVFGLPAFASLDLVPEKIDLAIVVLPAKLVPEVLEACGRNGIKGAVLIAGGFKEIEDKSGEKMQEEITQLANRAGIKVIGPNTFGMFNLHRKLNASFTPDFSKIKPGSISLISQSGGIAHLLGFLALREGIGLGKVVGLGNRCNIDFADMLEYLVEDPETRVIAMYIEGVDDPRRLIETSQKVRGRKPIIVYKAGRSQTSNKASKSHTGSLAGNYEVYQGAFRQSGMLSVESSEELLDTAKVLALCPLPRGNRVAVLSGQAGLAMVASDICEKEGLVLSPFSEDIQKQINELLPPLTIRTNPVDLGPAWYNAEAMKGVIQLALSDENIDAMIFSIVYASANIHLTKELVELFGKESKKKPILTCISAPEGIWDDDILALQNVGVANFPTPERAAKALGNLVRYLNIHGK